In the Populus nigra chromosome 2, ddPopNigr1.1, whole genome shotgun sequence genome, GCACCCCAGAATTGGAGCCAGAATAGCTAGAAGCAATATCGCAGCAAGGGCACTGGCAAAGAGTCGGAGATTGCCAACCAGTGTGTAGTAAGTTGATTCTCGAGCTCGGAGCATAACTTCGGCCACCGATGCCGTGGCATATATAAACAGAGCAACAAGGAAAACTGACATAATAACGTCGTGGCTGTCGAATGGAGAGCCTTTAATTGACTGGTACTTCACTTGGATTTGATTGTTTAGCGTCCCAACCAGGAGGGCAAATATTCCATGTTGCATAATAATGCTGTTATCACATCAACAATTAAAATCGCTAAGTACGCAAAAATTAAGGACAATTTCAGAGGCTAATTCCTTGCCTGGAAAAATAGAGATTAAAGTGAAGGAAGCATTAATACAAGAAAGAGAAAGTGACGGgcttataaaaacataaaggaaacaaagcaaaagaaatttaatttagacTAACCTTTCTTTTTCGAAAGCAGGATTTTCCCTGGGGTTTACAGCCATTCTGCTCTGCTCTATTTCTCTTCTCTACACAGATACTGTCTTTGTACTTGAGGAGGCTTAAATGGGTTTTCAAGTGTTTATGCTGGATTTGCTGCTAGATGAAGGGGCATTTTATATAAGTTGAGGGGCGAAGATTGCAGGCTGGTATTTTTTGATTGGTGGAACTTTGTGTGGGGCCTTTCTGGGAAGCTTGGATAACCAATAAAATGTCGGAAGTCAAAATACGTCTTCAATTTTGTACAGAGACGCAATTTCAGAACCCTGTGTCTCACTAGAAGATCCATATCAGTCCCTGGAGTAAGAAAACTTGCAATCATTCATCGAAATATCAGCAGGCCAATCAAAGTCTTCTACCACAGAATTACAAGAACAATACGAAAGTTCGTATCAAGAAATGTGTTTATGTAAACAGTCAGCTTGTGACATGTTTTGGTTATAATACTTTGAAGGCCTccttttttcaagtaaaaagaaaaactgagagaaaaactaaaattaatttctactCAGCTTGCGATCAAAACCATacaattatatgattttaatgtagATTCTTCTTCTATTATATGTTCAAACACCGtttctccttctttcttctttctgttttttccttcatttttcaaTGCAATAAGCCCACAATCTCTCTAAAAAACCAATATGTAAGAAGATCGGGCAGGGAAATACAAGAGTTTTGCAATTGTGttgttgcaagaaaaaataagggTGAAATTTCTGGTACAAATATAATTGGgttgtttgaaaattatattatttttgattgAGAATGAgactttatattatttttttcgatttgttttctataaaattatctagGTCCCCTTATCTAGGTTTGACAGTTCAACCTGAGTTAATTTAgatcattgtttttgtttttttttatttgattttattttcaatttaatcctttaacattagatttattaagaattgagattcataatttgttttttattttttttatggggttatcacgGTCTTATAACCCGTGTTGCGGGTTAAGTTGGTTAACCTAGGttttttttggttcatttttaattgattttatttttaatctcatccttcaatattgaattaattaagaattagacttcataatttgttttagtttgtgttttataaagttatcatggtttcatgacTTGGATCCCGAGTTTATTCGGTTGACTTAggtgttttttatgttatttttttaattaatttattttaacttcatcctttaattttgggttgattgtaaattgagtttcataatttgttttaatttgctttttatagagtTGTCCCGGTCTAATGACCtactcaacttatttttttagttgaatttcgttttcaattttatttttcaacactaggttgattgagattcgggtttaatatatattttttatttattttctatagggttattagAGTCTCATGTCTTGAGTAGTAAATTTACAGTTTAATCCAAGTTAATCCGAATCAATCTAATGAGTTATTGTTTCTATACTtgaaaaaagatgttattttgattttttttcgagttaaactatatttttattagttatttaagttttttttatatgtgttaAGTCAACGAAGTCACATctaattaatttctatatatttttttattaaaattatattaaaaatatctaaatattttttatattttaaaaaataataatttaacccGCAACATTGCTTTGGCGactatattattatgattatttataTAGGCCATTTAGCAATCATCACTTGGCGTATAACCAGCCTCGCAAGTGAAAATGTAGTCAAAAGGATTTGGTGCTGCCCTCTGCTTATCACTAAGTCGACgtgtcttttttatttggaaaaataaaggGGGAAAGAGAGAAGTGGTGAAGTATGATATCTCTCTAGTTAGTctctagaaaattataaagaaatcgtttaacatttttttttcaatcatcctATTTTATACAACAGCTCTGAATGAGCCTTTCAACTAGCATCTTATGTGAATAAGTTGTCTTGTTAAGCAAAAGGCTAACTAATTTTCTTGGATTAAATATGCtagtttaattgaaaaatcaattattaaaccAGATTGATATTTGAATTAGATTGTGTATGAATATGAATCAATAAGAACCAGTTactctaattaatttaaagtggATTATCAAAAGGTCACAtatcactttttaaaaaaaaaaaaaaaaacaagaaaagaagcagCAGCAGGAGATAGAGTTCAAAGGAGTGAGAACACCAATTCTCCtttattatgaaaaacaaaCTCTAGCCTTCTAATGTGGATATCTTTCTATGTCTAAACAGTAAGCATGGCACCAAGGTGGGATTCTTGGTCCACCAGGAGGTCCATGCCCCATGCACTCAGTCTAAATTATATTGTTCACGGGCTGAGCCTGAGGTTCATTTAAAAGTttgtttaaatcaaaatataagcCCGGCCCATAAGTAGAGCATCTCTCTCACGCAACCACTAAAGGATAGAAACCTCCAGGACTCCAAGTCTTGCCATTTGCTAACGTTGCATTTTGAAGGACGAGGAACGTTTTAGGTTGGGGCTCCAGCACACACTTCGTAAGTAGCTCCTCTCTACAAGCTTGCTGACCATCAAAGCTTTTGGTAGTGATTAGCAGGTTAACCATGGCTAATAAATCTAGCTAAGAGAACTTTGATAGACCCATATGTGCAAAAAGAATACACCGGTCACAGAAAAAGTGACCTCTTCTCTATTCAATTCTCTTGTACAGCAACAAATACAACGTATCTTGACAATCTAAGAATACATGTGAAGAGAATGGGTGGGCGGAAGCAAGTGAATCGAAGGCAATCATTTAATACAATGCCACACTTTCTGCTGACTTGCTTGGGTCCTCTTTACGGCTCCTCTCACCTTCAAATAGCTTTTCCAGCATGTCAGTACATGCTCGGCTTAGCAATTGGTAGAATTCTTGACACAAATAAACAAATCCACGGAACAGAAATGATACACTACCCCCAAGCTGGGATAAGAAGCACCAGAAGGAAAACTGTAGCAAGGGCGCTGGCAAAGAGGCGGATGTTGCCGGCAAGCCTCTGGTAAACTGATTCCTGGCTCCGCGGTATGGCCTCGGCCACCGATGCTGTCGCGTATACAAATAGAGCCGCCAAAAATGCTGACATGACCCACTTGTTAGTATCGTATGGAGAAGTGGGCATGGATTGGTATTTCACTTGGATCTGTTTATTTAATGTGTCCACGAGCAGAGCGAAGACTCCATGATGCACAGCGATGCTGTCaccattaacaaaattaaaattgctgCAGCAAGATCATATTACAAAacagtgtgtatatatataacttttcttCTGTTGTCGAGGAAGTTAATGGGTAAGAAAAGGAAATTCGTACTAacttgattaaataattaagtaaaagaaaagaagatgaagaagaaagcaAAGAGATTTAAAAGAACCTGTCTCTCTCGAAACCAAGATTTGGCCTGTGGTTTGCAGCCATTTTCTTCTGCTTTCCTTTTCTACGGAGATGTCTTCAAAATTGAGCTGGTTCCCCGGATAGTCGAAGAGGAGCAGGGCCTCGTCCTTTTTATAGGCGAAAAGCTGGAGCTTCCTAGTGGAGGAAAATAAAAGTCAATTCGAGTGTGGGTCTTCGAGACGTCTTTACTCCTTAGGACGTTTTTTCGAAACCCGGCGTCTTgagctaaataaaaattaaagaatcctAGCGTTCGCTAAAATATTATCTTCGTctacttgttaaaaaaaaatgggcaCTCGTCACCAAACTTGACAGGACTACAAGAATGATTAGAAATTCACTcgggttttaatttttcaagcgAGATCCGGTAGTTTTCAAAaccaattaatatttaatttcacagtgattaaattttttatcaacacCATAGAGGTGTCTTTGTATTGGTCTCCTGGTGGAGGGGGGAAAGAGGAGCTAGAAAAACGCTTGGGACGTCCTCTTGGATATGAAGCGTCCAGACGTATTGCACTGTTTATAGTCAAAGACGAATACTCCTCCACTTCACACCAGCTCGTTTCAAAGTCCATGCTCTGTAGACATTATCCACGCATGAGAGAAAGGTGGGCATCAATGGCTTGGTGACTGCCACGTGGACCCGGTAAGATTTTCAAAGCACAGGCTCTCTGCTGCCTAATAGCGATCGAAACCTCGTGAGAGAATGGGCCGCAAGTTGCACCTCCCCATTTTGGATAAGACATCCACAAAATGTCTTGGTCCCTGAAAGCCCATCGTGAACCGAAGATCCACCATCGGTCGACTCGTGGAATTGCTTTCGGAAAGATTACAGGCTAAAGTTATCAAACTCGTTTGGTTCAGTAGTTTGATTTGGATAATGTTTCGAGttaggtttatttttaaattaaacctgTAGTTGATGACGAGGCCAAATACAATTATGTGAATTTATAATCTAATTGATTTGATTAAGTCCAAGTAAATCTTGTTTGGGTTAGTTTTAATGATTTCTTTATGCAAAATATATCGATTAAGTGAACTAAaacattgttattttataattcatcTGATAGATCTATGAACCAAGATTTCAATCATATTTGATAACTCTGATCTAAATAGATAAAggtgattaataaaattaaatgatagaaAAGAGAGATTGGGCGGGGAGGTCAAAaaagggtttttgttttgttcgattataaattcaaataatattttttaaaaaaatcatattgaaaCTGTTATATACAAGAAAAGAAGTAGACGAAGTTGATTTGGTAATTGCCAAGCACAATTCTACTCTGTTTTAATTATCTGCGTGAGCGTGActtatccattaaaaaaattattaataataactaaaaatataattagaaaaattaaaagataaaaataatttaaaatatttgatttcacAACATAAATTATCGACCGGGttatatttaataactatatttattaaaatcaattttctctttaataaaataatagtaaaaataaacacacatgaaattgattgaataaaatcaaagatgaaaaaatatcaagcaaTATTGcccttattaaaaatattattaaaaaataaaatattttttatttttaaaaataaattttatttatataaaacataaaagatattatagatgaattataataaactcttcataaattaaatatgtatGGCAaccattatttaaaaatagcaagataaaaagatagaaggggtgttaaattaaataaaaataaaaatttatttttaaaaatacatataaaaaagcatcattttttaaaagctaagttaggagaaaaaaacaaaacaaaacaaaagtggCAAAGCATTGTTTGGCATGGAAAGTTAGGCCAGCGCaagccctttaaaaaaaaaattaatgaggcAAACGACATTCACCCCAAATATTGTTGAAGAATAAAGTCTGATAATACATGCGTTTACTTTTCTCTATATTCCAGCCAATGtaattagtaaaaaattaatgttcatgattttttaacatataagttcattttaactcaaaatatcTAGAGAAAATTCTAAACACCTTGATAAAAATCATCATGAccttaaataatctaaaatactacataaaaatctcaaatcaAACCGAAAACTAAATAGCTTCTTGAACttaaatttggttttcaaataattttaaggtaaaaaatcatttaagtaGAAAACACTTAAGAACTCGTTAACACCAAAATCGATTATTTTAAAGCATGTTTGAGATtgtggattattttttaaagtgatttttacttgaaaatacatcaatataattttttttatttttaaaaaattatttttaacatcagcacatcaaaatgatctaaaaacaccaaaaaaattaattttaagcaaaaataataataatttttttcaaaaaattttaaaacgcaaaaacaaacaaagtaaCATAATCAATGTcaacgttaatttttttttattgccaaaatccaatgagattttttttcttatctcaaactaagaactaaaaaataataaaaatattttttttatagcaaaattattttgaaaaaagaagaagaagaagaagaagaagaagaaccatgtaaatataatttgaaaaatataagaaccaaattgaaatttttacaaGATCTCGACGACCACCAACTAAATCTAGCTCAGATAACTTTAGTCTCATTCCTCatacaaacaaaaagaagaaaaggcccATAAAAAGTATCAATACTTCAATTTCCATATGCCAAGGAAGGACATCCTATCCTTTATCTAGTTCTCTTCTGCgttagaaaaacaatatatcttcacaatataaattacaaaaagcGGACAGGAGCAACAAGTCAATGATTTAACACTATCCTAATCTGTCTCCGGACTTGTTATGACCTACACATTCGGCTGGTTTGGTTTCTCTTTGGGGCTCCTCACAATTGCAATTAGCTTTTTCAACATGCCCAGCACCTCATTAGTGGTTTGGCTTAGCAATTGGCAGAGATCCTGACATGATTCATATGTTAACTTCACAAATAAACAGGTCCACACGACAGAAATGACGCAGGACACAATCAGGGAAAGAGTCACTAGAAGCAGAATTGTAGCAAGGGCGCCAGTAAAGAGGCGAATATTGCCGACAAGTCTCTGGTGGAATGATTTCTGCGTCCGGAGTATAACCTCGGCCACTGATGTCGTGCGTATATAAACAGAGCAACAAAAAAATGCTAGCATGACCCTCTTGTGGGTGTCAAATGGAGAAACTGGCATTGACTGGTATTTCACTTGGATGTGATTGCTTAACGTGTCCATGAGCAGGGCAAAAATGGCATGCTGCGCTACGATACTGTcatcataacaaaattaaaattacttaaaCACAAGAATTGAAAACGGTGAAATAAAGGGCAAAGGGAATTTAATTTGAATCCCTGTGaacttgatgaaaaaaatattaaaggcaAGAGGGTCTGTTGTCACCTGTCTCCTTTGAAACCAAGACTAGGCGAGTGGTTTTCTGCCATTTTCTGCAGCTTTCCTTTGCTAGAGAGATGTTGTCTTTGGGATTTGGAGCTCTCAGCTCTAGACAAAGGGGGCTTTTTATAGGAGAGGGAAAAGGTTAAAATCTCGGATCATAGTTGACCCCGCAAATGGGCGGGGTCTTCACAAGACGTCTTTCGTTTTGTCAATTTTGTCAAAGACGTATTTTTCAAAAGCCGGCGTCCTGGGATTGctagaaattaattaatcctaGCTTCTCGCTAAAATATCAACTTCGTAGCAATAGCTaatttgaaaagagaaaaaaaatcattgcaaTGGTcacgaaatatatatatatatactagttaTATATCCCGCGCGATGctgcatgttatttttttttgtataaattttttaaaaaattaaaaaaaactaaaatttaaaagttttgggtTTTTCTGCAAAGCTATACACAAGAGTCTTGAATTTGACTGCAACGCCtaacccaagagtaatatttataatattaataatagcaTTGAACttgcatgactcaagtttaagtgagtctgactgCAACACCAGACCCAAGAATATTGGATGTGAGTCTGGCTATaagatcgtgtcataaaagtataataattaaatagattaattaaaaagaaaaaaataaataaaaaaatcaacaggaagaaaaaaaataatgaagaaaaaaaaatatgaattaattagatcaattcttcaaatcaggttaacccgtaaaacctgggattcgcgtcatgaaagtttgataactaaatagaaaaaaaattgacgggtttacccagaattaaatgggttaacctatcaaaccaagttaacatgtcaaacccaggatacgtgtcatgaaagtctgataatcaaatataaagaaatttaacattaataaactaaactaaacgaaaaaaattaattaaaagaaaaaaaattcggcttagctcgtcaaatcaggttaacccatcaaatccgagatccgtatcatgaaaagttgataattaaataaaaaaaaaattaatattaacaaactaaatcaaacaaaaaaaatttcattaaaaaaaccaaaataaataaaaacaaaaaaaaatgacaattctataatataatataatataatattaataagtgAAAGGCATGGggaagctacagtgctttccccatGCCTTTTAGAGTATTATTTAATATACTAGTTTCATGAAATGTGCAATATTgcggattaatttttttttacataaaaaaatattaaaaaaagctaaaatttaaaagtattagatTTTTCTGTAAAATTATATCTAAGAATCTTGGGTTTAGCTACAACGCCTAacccaataataatatttatcatattaataataatattaaacttacttGACCCAAATTTAAGTGGGTCTGGTTGCAATACCATACCCAATAACCTTAGATGTGAGTCTGACtccaataccagacccaatagctcTGGATATAGGTTTgcctgcaataccagacccaataaccTTGGATATGGGTCTAGCTGcaaggttgtgtcataaaagtatgataattaaataaattaattaaaaagaaaaaatttgaattaactgggctagcctatcaaaccaggttaaatcgtcaaacccgggatccgtgtcatgaaagtttgataactaaatagaaaaaaaattaacattaataaactaaattaaatgaaagaaattaattaaaaagaaaaaaaaagcaatcaaaagGCACTTGTCTTTTCACTATACAGTCCTAAGTCAAAggtataaaaaagacaaaaaaggaaaaaggaaaaaaaggaaaaactaaagGTATTAGccgataaataaatagaaaaaaattaaatattagtgaactaaattaaataaaaaatattaattaaaaagaaaaaaaacctataagaagaaaaaaactaatgaagaaaaaaaatctaaattaattgggttaatctgtcaaacctgagatccatgtcagaaaaatttgataactaaatagaaaaatttttaatataaacacactaaataaaaaaatttaataaaagaaaaaaagcatcagccttttcaccgtggactgcACTGCGCAGTCCATAatgaaaggcaaaaaaaaaaaaaaaaaaaaaaaaactaaaggcgtCAACCTTTTCACTATAGAatgcatataatattaaaagatgaaattgaaaaaaaaactaataagaaaaaagaaaaaaaattgaatcaactggttaacccgtcaaacctgagattcgtgtcatgaaagtgtgataactaaatagaaaaaaaaattattattaatgaactaaattaataaaagagattaattaaaaaggaaaaaagaaaagagaaaaaaacctataggaagaaaaaaactaatgaagaaaaaaaaatttgaatcaactggGCTAACTCGgaaaaccaggttaacccgtcaaacttggaatccgtgtcataaaagtctgataattaaataaaaaataaatattaagaaaaaaattaaaaaaataattaaaaaacaaagaaacaaagaaaaaaaccaataaaagaaactaaaagcaTCAACATTTTCACAGTGTACTGTAAAATTGAATCAACTAGTTTAACCCGCCAAACCAGGTTAATCAATTAAACTTGGGATCTATGTCATGAGATTCTGATaactaaatggaaaaaaaattaatattaacaaactcaatttacaaaaaaaacattaattaaaaaaatcaaagaaaaaagcaacaaaaaaaacctataactaAAAGGTTGATCTCTTTTGGTTATgcttacaatattaaaagatgaaattagaagaaaaaacactaacaaagaaaaagaaaaaaaaatctgaatcaagtGGGTTAACCCGCTGAATCAAGCCAAATCAGAGTgcgataactaaataaaaaattttttaatattaatgaactaaattaaacaaaaaaaataattaaaaagaaaaaaaaacacacagaaaaaagcctataggaagaaaaaaattaatgaagaaaaaggaaaaaaaaaatctaaattaactggacaaacctgagatccgtgtcatggaAGTctcataactaaataaaaaaaaattaatatcaacaaactaaattaaataaaaaaattattgaaataaaaaaaaacataaaacaattgaAGGGTCAACCCataattaactgggttcacccgtgaaaccaggttaacccgtcaaacctgggatatGTGtgatgaaagtctgataattaaatagaaagaaatttaacattaacaaactaaagtaaacgaaaaaaattaattaaaaataaaaaaaagcaaaaaaaaaattccgggttaactcgtcaaaccaagttaatttgttaaacccgggatccatgtcatgaaagtctgacaactaaataaaaaaattttaacattaacaaactaaattaaataaaaattattaaaagaaaaaaaaagcaaaaaaaactcaaaaagcataaaaaaaacaaaaaaaaacagctcaaaacaaaaaattaaagcgTTATAATATGTAagtacaacaaaaataaaaggcatggaAAAAGCTACACGCCTATTAGAGTATTGATTGATTAATAATAATTCATCTCTTGCaaacttaacaaaaataaaaggcatggagaaaattaataatattttttttgttcatctaGATAAGAGAGTTGTTGCTACCATTACTGATTTCAATCatctttgataataaaaaagaagaagcaaggtTCAAGTTTTGGATCCCTTAATTcctaacaaaaaaacactttaaaatcactaaaaaaaataaaaatcaaactaaataaaaaatattcatgttcTATGATCTACTTTTTAATGCATAAACACTATATATAATAAACTTTATTATAGGAGAGGAActtattgatatcaaaatcattatttttttataatcaaaatatgGTTAACCAAATATTTTCATCTACCGTCTTTGTTACATGATGACTTTCTCTCACATGTATAAAAGTTCAAGGGTCGaaatttagtaaaaatatagtttagaGCCTAGAtataaataactaaaagaacaaagattaaaattgcAAAAAGCAAAACTTGGA is a window encoding:
- the LOC133683016 gene encoding uncharacterized protein LOC133683016, whose amino-acid sequence is MAVNPRENPAFEKESIIMQHGIFALLVGTLNNQIQVKYQSIKGSPFDSHDVIMSVFLVALFIYATASVAEVMLRARESTYYTLVGNLRLFASALAAILLLAILAPILGCVISVVWACLFIGVAYESSRDLSNILSQLTTNKVLDMFTRLFPRVRRHEEELNQPRV
- the LOC133681500 gene encoding uncharacterized protein LOC133681500, producing the protein MAANHRPNLGFERDSIAVHHGVFALLVDTLNKQIQVKYQSMPTSPYDTNKWVMSAFLAALFVYATASVAEAIPRSQESVYQRLAGNIRLFASALATVFLLVLLIPAWG